A segment of the Corylus avellana chromosome ca2, CavTom2PMs-1.0 genome:
CACGTCCATGGAACTTGTTGAGGCAGGCACCACCATGCCAGGTGAAAGTtccccaaaattaccaaaatcaCCTCATACCCCTTCCAGCCATGGGGAAGCCAATGGTGAAAACAACTCTCTAGACCAGCAAAACTCCGACAAGGGTACTTCCAAGCTCATCAaagaagaggagagagaaactGGCAAAGTGACCTTGCTTGTTTATAAACTTTACTGCACTGAGGCTTTCGGGTGGTGGGGTGTGGCACTAGTGCTGCTGCTGTCTCTGTTGTGGCAAGGATCTCAAATGGCGAGTGATTATTGGCTGGCATATGAAACTTCTGAAGATCGTGCTACGTCATTCAACCCTTCTTTGTTTATTTCTGTCTATGCAATCATCGCTGGTATCTCATTTCTTTTGATACTGATAAGGTCCTTCTTTGCTGCATATATGGGGCTTAAGACAGCCCAAATTTTCTTCACACAAATTCTTCACAGTATCTTGCACGCCCCcatgtcattttttgacacCACACCTTCAGGAAGAGTTCTAAGTCGGGTAAGAAATCAAAGcatgttagtttttatttttgattgtgtacaatactcttatttatagagaaagacTATGAACATTACAAGTCTTTTCAACTTCTACATTAACAACatttgtaactcttgtctcaaTAGATCGTACTCCTATTGGGTGTAGACTGATGGAATTGTATTTCTATTTTCCCTCCTGCAGGCATCAACTGATCAGACCAACGTTGACCTCTTCCTCCCCTTTGTTATGAGCTTGACAGTTGCCATGTACATCACAGTCATCAGCATCTTCATTGTCACATGCCAGAATTCTTGGCCCACAGTATTCTTATTGCTTCCACTTGCATGGCTGAATTTCTGGTATCGGGTATGAGCTCTCGTTGTATTGTGCTCTCAACATTTATTGCTTCATGATAAATGCCATGTGCCCCCATAGGTGCTCACTCACTAGAATTTCATCAGCCAGAATACAGAACAAAAAAATCTAGTCTTTTTTTCTGACAgctaaaattctaaatttctaaatttCTGAAGGTAATCAAAACCCAATACATCTGACAGAAACAAGATCATGTGAATCTATATTGATATCCTTACATCTTGTGTTTCAGGGGTACTATCTTGCATCATCTCGCGAATTAACCCGTCTCGACTCAATCACAAAAGCCCCTGTCATCCATGATTTCTCAGAAAGTATATCTGGGGTTGTAACTATTCGGTCTTTCAGGAAGCAGGATGGGTTTTGTAAGGAAAATGTTAAGCGTGTTAATGCCAATTTACGTATGGACTTCCACAACATTGGATCCAATGAGTGGTTGGGTTTCCGTTTAGAACTTCTTGGGAGCTTGATCCTCTGCATTTCTGCTTTGTTCATGATCATTCTACCTAGCAATATTCTGAGACCTGGTATGAACGTTTAATACTTGTACATAGACACTTTTGAAATAGTTTTTGGGTCAATAATCAAGTGAAAGAGCTTATATGAGATTCTCAAAATTCAATATCTTGAAATATATGGGATAATATTTCTTTTGGGTGTTCTAAATCCCTTTCTGTTATGATTCTCTCATACTAGCTTAAGGTTTGTGATTTTAGGTAAACTCATGATGCAAGGTGTGAAAAATTGAcctaattaatttattctatCTTGCAGAGAATGTTGGTTTATCTCTGTCCTATGGATTGTCCCTGAACTCTGTGTTGTTCTGGGCCATATATATGAGCTGCTTTGTGGAAAATAGAATGGTGTCTGTTGAGCGGATAAAGCAATTTACCAATATTCCATCAGAACCAGCATGGGAAATTAAAGACCGTATTCCTCCTTCAAATTGGCCTATTCATGGCAATATTGACCTCAAAGACTTGCAGGTAACTGGCCTTCAACTAACAGTTTCATGTCTTCAAATTCCTAAAACATTATCATGCTTGTGACAAAAGAGCAAGTTAAAACTGGTTgtaaaattacaacaatttatgGTGATGCAGGTCAGATATCGTCCAAACACTCCTCTGGTTCTCAAAGGCATTACTCTAAGCATTAATGGGGGCGAAAAGATCGGTGTTGTTGGTCGAACAGGAAGTGGGAAGTCGACTTTGATCCAGGTTTTCTTTAGGCTGGTGGAACCTTCAGGAGGAAGAATAATTATAGATGACCTTGACATTTGCATGCTAGGGCTTCATGATCTTAGGTCTCGGTTCGGTATCATTCCTCAAGAACCTGTACTTTTTGAAGGAACAGTGAGAAGCAATATTGATCCAATTGGACAGTATTCAGATGAAGAGATATGGAAGGTATACATGCCACTCTTGCTTCCTGATTATTGCCATGAGCCAACTTGTGCTGGCCTTAGACATGCTTATTTCAGCAAAACATTTAGTAATATCCTTAACAAGAGCACATGACAATTAACATGGTTGGCCTGTATGCTCTCTATGTATAAGAAAAATGTCATATATAATTTGTTTGCACTAGCTGAGAGCTTATTACTTTTGTAGAGCCTGGAGCGCTGCCAACTTAAGGATGTGATGGCTGCAAAACCCGACAAACTCGATTCTTTAGGTACGCGAATTCGCCATTTTCTGCAGTCTGCTCTTCCAAAACCTATCTTAATCAGCCACTGAACAATTTCTTAATATGTTAAACTCCTCAGTTGCTGATAATGGAGACAATTGGAGTGTGGGGCAAAGGCAGCTTCTCTGTTTGGGCAGGGTTATGCTAAAGCACAGCAAAGTTTTGTTCATGGATGAGGCCACTGCTTCAGTTGATTCACAGACTGATGCTGTAATTCAAAGGATCATCCGGGAGGACTTTGCCGCCTGTACAATTATCAGCATTGCTCACAGAATACCCACAGTCATGGACTGCAATAGGGTTTTAGTAATAGATGCAGGTTTGTGCTTGTCTTTTTttctgcataaaaaaaaaaaaaaattcattctttTGCATTGCTTATGGAGTTATTGTGATCTCATTACATTATTAGTCTAAACTTTTCTGAAAAAGATTTCTGGGTAGGAGAACATACCATACCAAAGAAGTATATCATTTCTTTTCCATAGGGACAACTGAGTTTTCATCCTTTCCATATGGTTCAAACTTCACATGTAGGCTCAAACTCTCTATCAACAAATGTAAaccaacatgtgaaatatttaactgatATGAGATGTGAATTGTGGAGTTAGAGTTCGAACTCACAATCTTTGGTTTTGATGCTCCAACATGTAGCTAATGTctctttctttccaaattttaaCAGGGCGGGCAAAAGAATTCGATAAACCGTCTCGGTTGCTTGAGTGGCCATCACTTTTTGGGGCATTGGTTCAAGAGTATGCCAACCGCTCATCTGGACTGTAAGAAGAGAACCAGTACCAGTACCAGTCTGCTTTCCTACCATCTCATCCCCTAACCCAATTGCTGCTCTTGGCTCATTATCCAAGGGCGACCATCAGATCCCATTAAAAAGAGTATTGTCTTTGATGCATGGAGTAATTGGCATAATGTAGTAAAACATATGAATGTTATGGATAGCCATGGACATCCAATATTAGTGTTATTCAAGATCCTTTTTTTGGCAACACAAAAGCTGCTGATATCTATAATACAAGCTCTTTTCTTTGTACCAACCCCCCCACCCTCAAAAGTGAGTCCAAAGCGTGTGGGGCTTTTCTTCTGATGTTGCACCAAGCAGTGCCACTCACTGACATTCCATAGAATTGAGCATGGATTGTCCTagttacaacttttattataagttataagAAACTGAGTTGGCAGAATTAGGATCATTTCTAATTCAATTGAACgagataatatctagttagttatattagaggggtatttttgtcttctcaaaaagtgaaaagacaaaaatacatctccaatataattaactggatactgtccaattcaaatgaactggagaggatcttattccGACTTAACAATGTATGTGTCACTTAATTTTAACTActaaacaatcaaatttaattaaccATGTAGATTGCCATGTCAACTTGTATGGTCACGTGGCACTTATCACATCTGttacaaaataattacatttaaTTGTAGCTGACGTGGTAGTGTTGTGCATTGCTACCTCAATTTGTAAGAAGATTGTAATAAAAGTCATAGTATTTTACCAAGCATTTTTCATAATATTCTATTCGTTGAAAGATAAACTCTTATATTTGAAGCTTGAAAAATACATAGAAATTGAAGACAATGATTTACTGATGGTTCGATGTTAGACATCTATCTACCACTAGGAATgcgaaaaagcccaaaaatgtTATATCTTACTCTTATTTCCTGATGATTTATATAATACAAATGACTCATATTTATAAGATAAAAGTGGTAGGTGAAGACAATACAATTAAGGTGAGAGAATACAAATACAACATGATTTAATTACACtcacacatatgagaaataaTTTAAGAAGGACAATATAAACCTAATACAAAAGCCCTATATTCTAACATAACTTCTCCCCTTTCTACTTGTGCTACCTATTCTCCTCTGCAGGCATTGTAGCATACATCCATATTCAGCATATATCTTCTCAAGATATAGAAATTGAAAGCACTAAAAGGACATGCTACAAACTCCAAACCCTTTCTTTTCATTAGCTTAATGCACTTCATGAAAGATGAAAAACCAACCTCGCATCTTTACTTTAATTTTACCATTTGCTATAAAttccattcaatttttttaacgaAACTCCACGTTATCGAGCGTAAAACATGATGTGTACATGTGTCTTTTGTGCCACAGACATTTTAGCACATCTCTGTAAtgtgtcactatattatatgtGGTATAGGAATGCTCGTACATGCATGGTGGCACAAGGGGCATGTGTCGCATTTTTACGCACAGTGACATGGAGCTCcagtaaaaaattaaataaaagttgGATGACAATGCTAAGTTGGTATTTCGGTTtagagcatatttgagattgtgtttgaaaaatagagcttttaagtcaaaaaaacgcTTTAtgaaaaaagcttcatttttaagcttttgccaaaagtgtgttttggtcatttttatgctttttgaacccttaaaagcgatttcaattatttttaccaaacatgtatttttttttttcaaatgcattcttttaaatgttaaaatgcatttttataCCCTTTAAACGCACACACAAACATGCatttagagtatgtttgaaattgcatttgaaaaatatagcttttaagtcaaaacgggtttttgggcaaaagcttcatttttaagcttttggcaaaagctatatatatatatatatatatatatatatatatattttaaacagactttttgagtgttaaaagcatttttatacacttcaaacgcaattccaaatagtgttaaaaacactttttcttaagggcttgtttgtgtgtttgtttgaatGGTCTAAAATACGTTTTCAATAGGcaaattaagggtattttcggaAGTTTTTGGTCAAATTTGGTTTTGCCAGTGAAATGCACCGTTTTGAAGTCGTTCTCTTTCGCTTAAGCCCTAAACCCAACCCAAAACCCTTTTGTGCAGTCTTCTTGCCCTAGCCAAAAAAACCAGaccctgagagagagagatgggaagGTCACgaagaaaatacaagaaatcaaGGCCAAAGGTGCAAGTGGGACTGCCCAAGAAGAACCCTCACGTCTTCAAGCCGGCCTTCACTCTCCCTCCCAAGCTCCGAGCCCTGCTCGACCTAGATCCGCCCAAGTGGGACGACAAGGCCAGCGTCATCCAAAACTACAAGTCCTTCGGCGTCGTTTCCAACCCCAACTTGCTCGGCGTGCGGTCCCGCACCTCTCACATCATCGAGAGCGACTCTCTCCAGGTCCCTCCGCCGTCCCGTAAAAAACCTGAAGCCGAAGCCGAAGCCGAAGCCGAATCTGCCGAGCTCGAGCCGCTCGATTCCGGTAGCGATCTCGAAGAGGACGGTCTGTGatctttttccccttttttgaTCCGTTTGTGCATTTCTTGAATAGGCTTTTGTTTGAGTTTTCTGTGCTAAAATTCCCAATTTTTACGGACTTGATTTTTCATCTGGTTTGTGTATTTAGTTTTCTAATTGCCGGGAAAGTCTGACTAAGAAATATTTGGCACTAACTTCTGGATGTATAACCATCAATTTGGACTAGGCTGAAGAATTGAATAAAGAACTTTTTATATGAACTCTTACGTTCTCAAGCTTTATGTAGAAACCATTTGGATTTAGTTGGTGAGTAAGCGTTCTTAGAAGCCTAAATGGTAGAGAAGAATCAAAAAATTCCCATTTATCTGCCTAAAGTGAATACTATTTATACAGTATGGTAAAGGGCCCCTCTATGATCGATGATCATAgaaatgaatagaaaaaatgaagagataTTTTAATCTTGACCAACTTCATCGTGTTGCTCTGGTTACAAAGATGCATGAACTGTTTTATGAAGTATGTGTCCGGATAGCCCAAAGTCTCCATAGTTAGCTCTCGGCCTTCTGGTTGAAAAATAACGAGTACTCAACTGTCGCTAACTAGTATAGAAGACTGTCTATGTTAGGA
Coding sequences within it:
- the LOC132170372 gene encoding nucleolar protein 16, translating into MGRSRRKYKKSRPKVQVGLPKKNPHVFKPAFTLPPKLRALLDLDPPKWDDKASVIQNYKSFGVVSNPNLLGVRSRTSHIIESDSLQVPPPSRKKPEAEAEAEAESAELEPLDSGSDLEEDDLKSALGKQRRDGKSAPPQPLTAIQRLHISRLIDKYGDDCKRMFMDTKLNAMQHSVATLEKLCKRYHMHRDKNPLIVSS